Proteins encoded by one window of Cryptosporangium minutisporangium:
- a CDS encoding Ppx/GppA phosphatase family protein: protein MRLGVLDVGSNTVHLLVVDARRGGHPTPAYSEKSVLRLAEAVGNNGKLSDKGANSLLDAVTSAKDAARRLEVDHILAFATSAIREARNGEKVLQKVRKETGVHLSVLSGDDEARLTFLAVRRWFGWSAGRLLCLDIGGGSLEIAVGVDESPDLALSVPLGAGRLTRERLSNDPPSRKEIAELREYVEGTLDPVAEGVAEAGEIDRAVATSKTFRTLARLSGAAPSAAGPRVRRVLTLNGLRQVTEFISRISATDLAELEGVSAGRAHQLLAGAVVAEAAMRRLGLTEVEICPWALREGVILQRLDWLDSGIQDPSLPEVVTDRQPANA, encoded by the coding sequence ATGCGCCTGGGGGTTCTGGACGTTGGGTCGAACACCGTCCACTTGCTGGTGGTAGACGCTCGCCGGGGTGGTCACCCCACACCGGCCTACTCGGAGAAATCGGTGCTCAGGCTCGCCGAGGCGGTCGGCAACAACGGCAAACTCTCGGACAAGGGCGCGAACTCCCTGCTGGACGCCGTGACGTCGGCCAAGGACGCGGCTCGGCGCCTGGAGGTCGACCACATACTCGCGTTCGCCACCTCGGCGATCCGGGAGGCGCGCAACGGCGAGAAGGTCCTGCAGAAGGTCCGGAAGGAGACCGGCGTCCACCTCTCGGTGCTCTCCGGCGACGACGAAGCCCGGCTGACGTTCCTCGCGGTGCGCCGATGGTTCGGCTGGTCGGCGGGGCGGCTGCTCTGCCTGGACATCGGCGGCGGCTCACTGGAGATCGCGGTCGGCGTCGACGAGAGCCCCGACTTGGCGCTGTCGGTGCCGCTCGGGGCCGGGCGGCTGACGCGGGAGCGGCTGTCGAACGACCCGCCGAGCCGGAAGGAGATCGCCGAGCTCCGGGAGTACGTGGAGGGGACGCTCGATCCGGTCGCGGAGGGCGTCGCCGAGGCCGGCGAGATCGACCGTGCGGTGGCCACGTCCAAAACGTTCCGGACGCTGGCCCGGCTGTCCGGCGCAGCGCCGTCCGCCGCCGGACCGCGCGTCCGCCGGGTACTGACCCTCAACGGCCTCCGCCAGGTCACCGAGTTCATCTCCCGCATCTCCGCCACCGACCTCGCCGAGTTGGAGGGCGTGAGCGCGGGCCGGGCTCACCAGCTCCTCGCCGGCGCGGTCGTCGCCGAGGCGGCCATGCGCCGACTCGGGCTGACCGAGGTCGAAATCTGCCCGTGGGCCCTGCGCGAGGGCGTGATCCTGCAGCGTCTGGACTGGCTCGACAGCGGCATCCAGGATCCCTCGCTACCCGAGGTGGTCACCGACCGGCAGCCGGCCAACGCCTAG
- a CDS encoding proline dehydrogenase family protein, with protein MLRTAILAAARTPTVERLITNASVARSLVARYVAGDEVADAVRVSQELIADGLAVTLDQLGEDTEDEAGAAATTEAYCGLLDALAHAGLAPPAEVSVKLSAVGQRLDPKLATENARKICQAAAAVGTTVTLDMEDHTTTDLTLDTLSTLRVDYPSTGAVLQAYLRRTETDCRELAHAGSRVRLCKGAYAEPESVGFENALDVDRSYVRCLNVLMAGEGYPMIATHDPRLVAIGEERARWYDRTPDTFEFQMLYGVRSDEQRRLARDGYTVRIYLPYGRDWYPYLMRRLAERPAYVALFARSLVSSR; from the coding sequence ATGCTTCGAACGGCGATCCTCGCGGCGGCCCGCACCCCGACCGTCGAGCGCCTGATTACGAACGCGTCGGTCGCCCGGAGCCTGGTTGCCCGCTACGTCGCCGGTGACGAGGTCGCCGATGCGGTGCGGGTGAGTCAGGAGCTGATCGCGGACGGCCTCGCGGTCACCCTCGACCAACTCGGCGAGGACACCGAGGACGAGGCCGGTGCGGCGGCGACCACGGAGGCCTACTGCGGCCTCCTCGACGCGCTGGCCCACGCCGGTCTCGCGCCGCCGGCCGAGGTGAGCGTGAAGCTTTCGGCCGTGGGCCAGCGCCTCGACCCGAAGCTCGCGACCGAGAACGCGCGGAAGATCTGTCAGGCCGCCGCTGCGGTCGGCACCACCGTGACCCTCGACATGGAGGATCACACCACCACCGACCTCACGCTCGACACGCTGAGCACGCTGCGGGTCGACTACCCGAGCACGGGCGCGGTGCTGCAGGCGTACTTGCGTCGCACCGAGACCGACTGCCGCGAGCTGGCCCACGCCGGCTCCCGGGTGCGGCTGTGCAAGGGCGCCTACGCGGAGCCGGAGTCGGTCGGGTTCGAGAACGCGCTGGACGTCGACCGGTCGTACGTCCGCTGTCTGAACGTGCTGATGGCCGGCGAGGGCTACCCGATGATCGCCACACACGACCCGCGCTTGGTAGCGATCGGCGAGGAGCGGGCCCGCTGGTACGACCGGACCCCGGACACCTTCGAGTTCCAGATGCTCTACGGGGTCCGCTCGGACGAGCAGCGCCGACTCGCACGGGACGGCTACACGGTGCGGATCTACCTGCCGTACGGACGGGACTGGTACCCCTACCTGATGCGCCGCCTCGCGGAGCGTCCGGCGTACGTGGCGCTGTTCGCCCGGTCGCTGGTCTCGAGTCGCTGA
- a CDS encoding response regulator transcription factor — protein MTRVLVVEDEESFSDALSYMLRKEGFEVGLAATGPDALTEFDRAGADIVLLDVMLPGLSGTEVCRTLRARSTVPIIMVTARDGEIDKVVGLEIGADDYVTKPYSPRELVARIRAVLRRRTEPEELTPATLEAGPVRMDVDRHTVTVNGTSISLPLKEFELLEMLLRNAGRVLTRGQLIDRIWGADYVGDTKTLDVHVKRLRAKIEPSPSHPQYLVTVRGLGYKFEA, from the coding sequence GTGACCCGAGTTCTGGTGGTCGAAGACGAGGAGTCGTTCTCGGACGCCTTGTCGTACATGCTCCGTAAGGAGGGATTCGAGGTCGGGCTCGCCGCCACCGGCCCGGACGCGCTGACCGAGTTCGATCGGGCCGGCGCCGACATCGTGCTGCTCGACGTCATGCTGCCGGGCCTGTCCGGCACCGAGGTCTGCCGGACCCTGCGGGCGCGCTCGACGGTGCCGATCATCATGGTCACCGCGCGGGACGGGGAGATCGACAAGGTCGTCGGGCTGGAGATCGGCGCCGACGACTACGTGACGAAGCCGTACTCACCGCGGGAGCTGGTCGCCCGGATCCGGGCCGTGCTGCGGCGGCGGACCGAGCCGGAGGAGCTGACGCCGGCGACCCTGGAGGCCGGTCCGGTCCGGATGGACGTCGACCGGCACACGGTCACGGTGAACGGTACGAGCATCTCGCTCCCGCTCAAGGAGTTCGAGCTCCTGGAGATGCTGCTGCGGAACGCCGGGCGGGTGCTCACGCGTGGGCAGCTCATCGACCGGATCTGGGGTGCGGACTACGTGGGCGACACCAAGACGCTCGACGTCCACGTCAAGCGGCTGCGGGCCAAGATCGAGCCGTCGCCGAGCCACCCGCAGTACCTCGTCACAGTGCGAGGGCTGGGCTACAAATTCGAAGCTTGA
- a CDS encoding helix-turn-helix domain-containing protein: MIVTGVSPTNVGALTWGIVTEVFGYDRTDIGLPPFDFAIVPAEEGPIRTRYGATIQLDGDFSRIDDSDLVLVLPWEDYTHPPEPYLDALRRAYDRGATLMGFCSGTFVLASAGLLDGRRATTHWRSSTFIADAFPQVTIDADVLYVDEGRVLTGAGSAAGLDLCLHWVRREYGARVANALARSVVVPPHRDGGQAQYIVSPLPEVGDSDRLVEVLAWMRENLHQPLTVEVLATKALMSPRSFARHFRATTGTTPRAWLLAQRLHRAEELLEGGDLPVEEVARRVGFGTAAALRDQFVRRRGVPPRDYRRAFRAASECPEEEGAA, encoded by the coding sequence ATGATCGTTACCGGCGTTTCGCCTACCAACGTCGGCGCGCTGACGTGGGGGATCGTCACCGAAGTCTTCGGTTACGACCGCACCGATATCGGCCTGCCCCCCTTCGACTTCGCGATCGTGCCGGCCGAAGAGGGCCCGATCCGCACCCGCTACGGTGCCACCATCCAGCTCGACGGCGACTTCAGCCGGATCGACGACTCCGATCTCGTCCTGGTGCTGCCGTGGGAGGACTACACCCACCCACCGGAGCCCTACCTCGACGCCCTCCGCCGCGCGTACGACCGGGGCGCCACGCTGATGGGCTTCTGTTCGGGCACGTTCGTGCTCGCGTCGGCCGGTCTTCTCGACGGACGCCGCGCGACGACGCACTGGCGCAGCTCCACCTTCATCGCCGACGCGTTCCCGCAGGTGACGATCGACGCCGACGTCCTCTACGTGGACGAGGGGCGGGTGCTCACCGGCGCCGGTAGTGCGGCCGGGCTCGACCTCTGCCTGCACTGGGTGCGCCGCGAGTACGGCGCCCGGGTGGCGAACGCACTGGCCCGCTCGGTCGTGGTTCCACCGCACCGGGACGGGGGACAGGCGCAGTACATCGTCTCGCCGCTGCCCGAGGTCGGTGACTCCGACCGGCTCGTCGAGGTGCTGGCCTGGATGCGGGAGAACCTGCACCAGCCGCTCACCGTCGAGGTGCTGGCGACCAAGGCGCTGATGAGCCCGCGCAGCTTCGCGCGGCACTTCCGGGCCACCACCGGCACCACGCCGCGCGCCTGGCTGCTCGCGCAGCGGCTGCACCGGGCCGAGGAGCTGCTCGAGGGTGGCGACCTGCCGGTGGAGGAGGTCGCCAGGCGGGTCGGGTTCGGTACCGCCGCGGCACTGCGTGACCAATTCGTCCGCCGCCGGGGGGTGCCGCCGCGCGACTACCGCCGCGCGTTCCGCGCCGCCTCCGAGTGCCCCGAGGAAGAGGGCGCCGCCTGA
- a CDS encoding sugar phosphate isomerase/epimerase: protein MTREGDTPQAVRVPAARVGLSTASVYPESAPAAFELAAALGYDGVEVMVWTDPVSQDIDALRDLQQRYALPVLAIHAPCLIITQRVWSPDPWERLRRSKEAAEVLGAETVVVHPPFRWQRDYARNFVEGVEQMSAETPVKFAVENMYPLRARGREFIPYAPHWDPTSSPYRHFTLDTSHTAVARTDALALLDRMEGRLAHVHLGDGSGLFRDEHLVPGRGDQPCGTVLERLAGRGFNGSVVVEVSTRGLDREQREADLAESLAFARLHLAAPAAPAAHLGAV from the coding sequence GTGACCAGGGAAGGCGACACACCGCAGGCGGTCCGGGTTCCGGCCGCGAGAGTCGGGCTCTCCACTGCCTCGGTGTACCCAGAGAGTGCCCCGGCAGCGTTCGAGCTGGCTGCCGCATTGGGCTACGACGGCGTCGAGGTCATGGTGTGGACCGACCCGGTCAGCCAGGACATCGACGCCCTCCGCGACCTGCAGCAGCGGTACGCCCTGCCGGTGCTCGCGATCCATGCGCCTTGCCTGATCATCACCCAGCGGGTGTGGAGCCCGGACCCGTGGGAGCGGCTGCGCCGGTCGAAGGAGGCCGCGGAGGTGCTGGGCGCCGAGACCGTCGTCGTGCACCCGCCCTTTCGGTGGCAGCGCGACTACGCGCGGAACTTCGTCGAGGGCGTCGAGCAGATGAGCGCCGAGACCCCGGTGAAGTTCGCCGTCGAGAACATGTACCCGCTGCGCGCCCGCGGCCGGGAGTTCATCCCGTACGCGCCGCACTGGGACCCGACCTCGTCGCCCTACCGGCACTTCACGCTCGACACGTCGCACACCGCGGTCGCGCGGACCGACGCGCTGGCGCTGCTCGATCGGATGGAAGGACGGCTCGCGCACGTCCATCTCGGCGACGGCAGCGGGTTGTTCCGGGACGAGCACCTCGTCCCCGGCCGGGGCGACCAGCCGTGCGGAACGGTGCTCGAACGCCTGGCCGGCCGCGGTTTCAACGGCTCGGTCGTGGTCGAGGTCTCGACCCGCGGGCTCGACCGCGAGCAGCGCGAAGCCGACCTGGCCGAGTCGCTGGCGTTCGCGCGGCTCCATCTCGCCGCACCGGCCGCGCCCGCCGCGCACCTCGGTGCGGTATGA